One genomic window of Polyangium aurulentum includes the following:
- a CDS encoding DsbA family protein, producing the protein MNKGTAIVGFLLCFIAGMGLMWGIDRGAGGRGGADITSESYSGEAWDDSDAAVPVSSKDPWWGSRKAPVTMVIFSDFECPFCSKVETTITQVKEKYGKDKLRVVWKNNPLPFHKNARPSALAAETVFRLGGPEAFWKFHDLAFQNQRALTPENYEQWAVQAGVDRAKYKAAFDKQEFAAKIDADLAAGKAAGVSGTPAALINGILVSGAQPIDRFTAVIDEQLKAADAAIKAGTKPEKVYAKLTAENKAKQPPPQQRDQQQEDKTIWKVPVGNSPANGPDTALVTIVEWSDFQCPFCSRVVPTLEEVKKTYGDKVRIVWKDNPLPMHPRAEPAAELAREARAQKGDEGFWKAYDILWKNQQKLSDDDLLGYAKELGLNVDKVKQAILDKKYAAEISADQDLADDLQASGTPHFFINGRRLVGAQPIEKFKTVIDEEIKKAQDLLAKGVAPKEIYDTLTKDGKTPPPPEKKTVDAPPDDAPWKGGEKAKVTMQIFSDFECPFCKRAEDTVAEVEKAYGDKIKIVWRHKPLPFHKNAMPTAIASQEAFKQKGDAGFWKMHDALFKSAGTPEGLARPNIEKLAEEQGLDMTKVRKALDTEEHKKFIESESAIADKAGINGTPGFHIAPTGSTEGYFISGAQPFPKFKKMIDMAFKEAGGGAPAAGGDAKKPAAPAAGGGATKAPAPATGGAKAPAPTK; encoded by the coding sequence ATGAACAAAGGGACAGCCATCGTCGGCTTCCTCCTCTGCTTCATCGCAGGGATGGGGCTGATGTGGGGTATCGATCGCGGCGCCGGCGGCCGCGGTGGCGCGGACATCACGTCCGAGAGCTACAGCGGCGAGGCGTGGGACGACAGTGACGCGGCGGTGCCCGTGTCGTCGAAGGATCCGTGGTGGGGCTCGCGCAAGGCGCCGGTCACCATGGTCATCTTCAGCGACTTCGAGTGCCCGTTCTGCAGCAAGGTCGAGACCACGATCACGCAGGTCAAGGAGAAGTACGGCAAGGACAAGCTGCGGGTGGTCTGGAAGAACAACCCGCTGCCGTTCCACAAGAACGCGCGTCCCTCGGCCCTCGCGGCCGAGACGGTGTTCCGCCTCGGCGGGCCCGAGGCGTTCTGGAAGTTCCACGACCTCGCGTTCCAGAACCAGCGCGCGCTCACGCCCGAGAACTACGAGCAGTGGGCCGTGCAGGCGGGCGTCGATCGCGCCAAGTACAAGGCGGCGTTCGACAAGCAGGAGTTCGCGGCGAAGATCGACGCCGACCTCGCCGCCGGCAAGGCCGCGGGCGTCTCCGGCACGCCGGCCGCGCTCATCAACGGCATCCTCGTGAGCGGCGCGCAGCCGATCGACCGCTTCACCGCGGTCATCGACGAGCAGCTCAAGGCGGCGGACGCGGCCATCAAGGCCGGCACGAAGCCCGAGAAGGTCTACGCCAAGCTCACGGCCGAGAACAAGGCGAAGCAGCCCCCTCCGCAGCAGCGCGATCAGCAGCAGGAGGACAAGACGATCTGGAAGGTGCCCGTCGGCAACTCGCCCGCGAACGGCCCCGACACGGCGCTCGTGACGATCGTCGAGTGGTCCGATTTCCAGTGCCCCTTCTGCAGCCGCGTGGTCCCGACGCTCGAGGAGGTCAAGAAGACCTACGGCGACAAGGTCCGCATCGTCTGGAAGGACAACCCGCTGCCCATGCACCCGCGCGCCGAGCCGGCCGCGGAGCTCGCCCGCGAGGCGCGCGCGCAGAAGGGTGACGAGGGCTTCTGGAAGGCCTACGACATCCTCTGGAAGAACCAGCAGAAGCTCAGCGACGACGACCTCCTCGGCTACGCCAAGGAGCTCGGCCTGAACGTCGACAAGGTCAAGCAGGCGATCCTCGACAAGAAGTACGCCGCCGAGATCAGCGCCGATCAGGACCTCGCCGACGACCTGCAGGCGAGCGGCACGCCGCACTTCTTCATCAACGGCCGCCGCCTCGTGGGCGCGCAGCCGATCGAGAAGTTCAAGACCGTCATCGACGAGGAGATCAAGAAGGCTCAGGACCTCCTCGCCAAGGGCGTCGCTCCCAAGGAGATCTACGACACCCTCACGAAGGATGGCAAGACGCCGCCTCCGCCCGAGAAGAAGACCGTCGACGCGCCGCCCGACGACGCGCCGTGGAAGGGTGGCGAGAAGGCGAAGGTCACGATGCAGATCTTCAGCGACTTCGAGTGCCCCTTCTGCAAGCGCGCAGAGGACACGGTCGCCGAGGTCGAGAAGGCGTACGGCGACAAGATCAAGATCGTGTGGCGCCACAAGCCGCTGCCCTTCCACAAGAACGCGATGCCCACCGCCATCGCCTCGCAGGAGGCGTTCAAGCAGAAGGGCGACGCGGGCTTCTGGAAGATGCACGACGCGCTCTTCAAGTCGGCCGGTACGCCCGAGGGCCTCGCCCGTCCGAACATCGAGAAGCTCGCCGAGGAGCAGGGCCTCGACATGACGAAGGTCCGCAAGGCGCTCGACACCGAGGAGCACAAGAAGTTCATCGAGTCCGAGAGCGCCATCGCCGACAAGGCGGGCATCAACGGCACGCCGGGCTTCCACATCGCTCCCACGGGCTCGACCGAGGGCTACTTCATCAGCGGCGCCCAGCCGTTCCCGAAGTTCAAGAAGATGATCGACATGGCCTTCAAGGAGGCCGGTGGCGGCGCTCCGGCTGCTGGCGGCGACGCCAAGAAGCCTGCTGCTCCGGCGGCCGGCGGCGGCGCCACGAAGGCCCCCGCTCCGGCGACCGGCGGCGCGAAGGCCCCCGCTCCCACCAAGTGA
- a CDS encoding serine/threonine-protein kinase — translation MATSPMDMERAHRAAQPGPDGDGAKNAEIAAPLDDTGAGPAEELPRVLGRYLLLRRIARGGMGEVYLASTMGIEGAERPVVVKLIRRDHAKDPSFIARFLDEARVQAQLQHSGVAQVIEAALDEATGEPYAVVEHVEGKSLGDVRARALSLGVRIGWAEAVAVATMIAEALAHVHERKDAGGRALAIVHRDLSPQNVMVSYAGDVKIIDFGTARGMNRRCRTVSGVVFAKPGYVAPEVANGDTGDARVDVYALGVMLWELCAGRRFLQGDAAVHMAAVARNAHDLPPIAAQVGAPPELDAILAKLTAFDRETRYGMSRVAARDLAKLLASAPPLPGGERGVRARTAYLMASLFTSEPAKSRREFARLVTAARARCAGEAEAARAVAHDSAPPAAPEEEGLLPGTRLRLVREIGAGATSVVHEAEHVDLGRRVAVKILAPDHGASPEFAARFRREARAMSRLSHDGLVELYDFGRATDGRLFCVMELLEGETVEALVAREREVDWQLALRIAAKVLGALEVAHEAGIVHRDIKPANLFLTRAGTVKILDFGLANTPEDVGEAHLGAPGEEGGKLAGFTLFGTPEYMSPEQAAGGRVDGRTDLYALGCVLYEMVTGGLPFTGASAAAIVDAKMKGSPERPRDRVPAKRLPDPVDDLLMRALSRHPGLRFQSAAEMREAVLLALQAPARARKRRRAMGFAALAGVMAFASVLLVGKASDLGVRMPFSQPARPAVAQAAQPEIPPAPPAVAAPNEASAAPAPVQLAEAPIAAPTEAAEAAPAAPSRARAPQKKASDARSAGATKLAQNEPSKTPSPTTPASAPAASEPSTAPASLAAASPAPAAANDAVPAPSSTAQADAPAAPVRAAPLVEPKDKNKDEAALHLRRKKKTRMAKANGGSSTTGSKPATKTK, via the coding sequence ATGGCCACTTCTCCCATGGACATGGAGCGCGCCCATCGCGCGGCGCAGCCGGGCCCCGATGGCGACGGCGCGAAGAACGCCGAGATTGCCGCCCCGCTCGACGACACCGGCGCCGGTCCCGCGGAGGAGCTGCCCCGCGTCCTCGGGCGCTATCTGCTCCTGCGGCGCATCGCGCGCGGCGGCATGGGCGAGGTCTACCTCGCCTCCACCATGGGCATCGAGGGCGCGGAGCGGCCCGTGGTCGTCAAGCTCATCCGCCGCGATCACGCCAAGGATCCGAGCTTCATCGCGCGCTTCCTCGACGAGGCGCGCGTGCAAGCGCAGCTCCAGCACTCGGGGGTCGCGCAGGTCATTGAGGCGGCGCTCGACGAGGCGACCGGCGAGCCGTACGCGGTGGTCGAGCACGTCGAGGGCAAGAGCCTCGGCGACGTGCGGGCGCGCGCTCTGTCGCTCGGCGTGCGCATCGGCTGGGCCGAGGCCGTGGCCGTCGCGACCATGATCGCCGAGGCCCTCGCGCACGTGCACGAGCGCAAGGACGCAGGCGGTCGCGCGCTCGCGATCGTGCACCGCGATCTGTCGCCGCAGAACGTGATGGTCAGCTACGCGGGCGACGTGAAGATCATCGACTTCGGCACCGCGCGCGGCATGAACCGGCGCTGCCGGACGGTGAGCGGCGTGGTCTTCGCCAAGCCCGGCTACGTCGCCCCCGAGGTCGCCAACGGCGACACCGGAGACGCGCGCGTCGACGTCTACGCCCTCGGCGTGATGCTCTGGGAGCTTTGCGCCGGCCGGCGCTTCCTTCAGGGAGACGCGGCCGTGCACATGGCCGCCGTCGCGCGCAACGCCCACGATCTGCCGCCCATCGCGGCCCAGGTCGGCGCGCCTCCCGAGCTCGACGCGATCCTCGCCAAGCTCACGGCCTTCGATCGCGAGACGCGCTACGGCATGTCCCGCGTGGCCGCGCGCGATCTGGCCAAGCTCCTCGCCTCGGCGCCTCCCTTGCCCGGCGGCGAGCGCGGCGTCCGCGCGCGCACGGCGTACCTCATGGCGAGCCTCTTCACGAGCGAGCCTGCCAAGAGCCGCCGCGAGTTCGCGCGCCTCGTCACCGCAGCCCGCGCGCGGTGCGCAGGCGAGGCCGAGGCCGCTCGCGCCGTCGCCCACGACTCGGCCCCGCCCGCGGCGCCCGAGGAGGAGGGCCTCCTGCCCGGCACGCGCCTGCGCCTCGTGCGCGAGATCGGCGCGGGCGCCACCAGCGTCGTGCACGAGGCCGAGCACGTCGATCTCGGCAGGCGCGTGGCCGTGAAGATCCTCGCGCCCGATCACGGCGCCTCCCCCGAGTTCGCGGCCCGCTTCCGCCGCGAGGCGCGCGCCATGTCGCGCCTGTCGCACGACGGCCTCGTCGAGCTGTACGACTTCGGCCGCGCCACCGACGGCCGCCTGTTCTGCGTGATGGAGCTGCTCGAAGGCGAGACCGTCGAGGCACTCGTCGCGCGCGAGCGCGAGGTCGACTGGCAGCTCGCCCTGCGCATCGCCGCCAAGGTCCTCGGCGCGCTCGAGGTCGCCCACGAGGCGGGCATCGTGCACCGCGACATCAAGCCCGCGAACCTCTTCTTGACCCGCGCGGGCACGGTGAAGATCCTCGACTTCGGGCTCGCGAACACGCCCGAGGACGTGGGCGAGGCGCACCTCGGCGCGCCCGGCGAGGAGGGCGGCAAGCTCGCGGGCTTCACGCTCTTCGGCACCCCCGAGTACATGTCCCCCGAGCAGGCGGCGGGCGGCAGGGTCGACGGTCGCACCGACCTCTACGCGCTCGGCTGCGTGCTTTACGAGATGGTGACGGGCGGCCTGCCGTTCACGGGCGCGAGCGCCGCGGCCATCGTCGACGCGAAGATGAAGGGCAGCCCCGAGCGCCCGCGCGATCGCGTGCCCGCGAAGCGCTTGCCGGATCCGGTCGACGACCTGCTCATGCGCGCGCTCTCGCGGCACCCGGGCCTTCGTTTCCAGAGCGCGGCCGAGATGCGCGAGGCCGTGCTGCTCGCGCTGCAAGCCCCGGCGCGCGCGCGCAAGCGTCGCCGGGCGATGGGCTTCGCCGCGCTGGCAGGCGTGATGGCGTTCGCCTCGGTGCTGCTCGTCGGCAAGGCGAGCGATCTCGGCGTGCGGATGCCCTTCTCGCAGCCCGCGCGCCCCGCGGTCGCACAAGCCGCACAGCCCGAGATCCCGCCCGCGCCGCCCGCCGTGGCCGCGCCGAACGAGGCGAGCGCGGCGCCCGCGCCGGTGCAGCTCGCCGAGGCTCCGATCGCGGCTCCCACCGAAGCGGCCGAAGCCGCTCCTGCCGCGCCGTCACGCGCGCGCGCGCCGCAGAAAAAGGCCTCCGATGCCCGCTCCGCCGGGGCCACGAAGCTCGCGCAGAACGAGCCCTCGAAGACGCCCTCGCCCACGACGCCCGCATCGGCGCCCGCAGCGTCCGAGCCTTCCACCGCCCCTGCTTCCCTCGCTGCGGCCTCCCCTGCGCCCGCTGCGGCGAACGACGCGGTCCCCGCTCCGTCCTCCACGGCGCAGGCCGATGCCCCCGCGGCTCCCGTCCGCGCCGCACCCCTGGTCGAGCCCAAGGACAAGAACAAGGACGAAGCCGCCCTCCACTTGCGCCGCAAGAAGAAGACGCGCATGGCCAAGGCGAACGGCGGCAGCTCCACCACGGGCAGCAAGCCCGCCACCAAGACCAAGTAG
- a CDS encoding YncE family protein: MRARYGLLLAALAASGCTEPAGNALTCGEFKPERPVLVLGSDFVASALGRLGADGCLTEIPDLTLGGDASLSIGNAGPFVSVRVDGVVYAVDPETLSLTRTWVSYGEDEAKFQMPCGNAGLVSNPHDADLDAAGRLWVARYDQPTIGVVEPDGSFGGTVDLGSFADSDGLPEVEAIRVVGARVYAAVDRLDRCALYKPAGPGRIAVIDAEKREVTGAIELGGANPFGRMISAPWDPSGSTVAIALPGSFSAIDDGDAAAIVDLASGAVQGFGKESSLGGSIAEVAPAAPDEAYAIVAGPEQANATRVVRLDPATGEVVATLADSRDEREGGGYCHVGLAIVGAHVLVGSKPPCAPAILAFDRETGRKAGAIQPERLPPLSLVPLP; encoded by the coding sequence ATGCGGGCCCGGTACGGTCTCCTCCTCGCGGCGCTCGCGGCCTCGGGCTGCACCGAGCCCGCCGGCAACGCGCTCACCTGCGGCGAATTCAAACCCGAGCGGCCCGTGCTCGTGCTCGGGTCGGACTTCGTCGCGAGCGCGCTCGGGCGGCTCGGCGCCGATGGTTGCCTGACCGAGATCCCCGATCTCACGCTCGGCGGTGATGCGTCGCTGTCGATCGGCAACGCGGGGCCCTTCGTGTCCGTGCGCGTCGACGGCGTCGTGTACGCCGTGGATCCCGAGACGCTCTCGCTCACGCGAACGTGGGTCTCCTACGGCGAGGACGAGGCGAAGTTCCAGATGCCGTGCGGCAACGCCGGGCTCGTGAGCAACCCGCACGACGCCGATCTCGACGCGGCAGGCAGGCTGTGGGTCGCGCGCTACGATCAGCCCACGATCGGTGTCGTCGAGCCCGACGGCAGCTTCGGCGGGACCGTGGATCTCGGCAGCTTCGCCGACAGCGACGGTTTACCCGAGGTCGAGGCCATCCGCGTGGTGGGCGCTCGCGTCTACGCCGCCGTCGACAGGCTCGATCGCTGCGCGCTCTACAAGCCCGCGGGGCCGGGGCGCATCGCGGTGATCGACGCAGAGAAGCGCGAGGTCACGGGCGCGATCGAGCTCGGAGGTGCAAACCCGTTCGGGCGCATGATCTCCGCCCCCTGGGACCCGTCGGGCAGCACGGTGGCCATCGCGCTGCCCGGGAGCTTCAGCGCGATCGACGACGGCGACGCGGCCGCGATCGTCGACCTCGCGAGCGGCGCCGTGCAGGGGTTCGGCAAGGAGAGTTCGCTCGGCGGCTCGATCGCGGAGGTCGCCCCCGCGGCGCCCGACGAGGCCTACGCGATCGTCGCCGGTCCCGAGCAGGCGAACGCCACGCGCGTCGTTCGCCTCGACCCGGCGACCGGAGAGGTGGTCGCGACCCTCGCCGACAGCCGGGACGAGCGCGAGGGCGGTGGCTACTGTCACGTGGGCCTCGCCATCGTGGGGGCCCACGTTTTGGTCGGCTCGAAGCCCCCCTGTGCGCCCGCGATCCTCGCGTTCGACCGGGAAACGGGCCGGAAAGCCGGGGCGATCCAGCCGGAGCGCCTGCCGCCGCTCTCGCTCGTGCCTTTGCCCTGA